Proteins encoded in a region of the Streptomyces sp. PCS3-D2 genome:
- a CDS encoding molybdopterin-dependent oxidoreductase, which translates to MRWTLNSGPPVTFKGRLHDARTATAIGRWLGLAMVVCFATGVLSHYLQHPPGWLADRLPSRPYWGYRLTQGLHVASGIAAVPLLLAKLWAVYPRLFAWPPVRSLRHALERISVAVLVAAALFELFTGLLNTFQWYPWPFNFVPVHYAVAWLLLGSLLLHLAVRWPQIRDHFTRRSPGTLALPAADGPDRRQLLLGVTAAVGAVTVTTAGQSVTALGALELFGPRSPAHGVQGLPVNRTAAAARVSRASLADWRLTVDGPRPYTLTLEELRAMPQHHATLPIACVEGWSKSARWTGVRVRDLLERAGGGPGARARVVSVEEAGAYRVMEMGRHYAQDPLTLLALRLNGEVLSLDHGYPARIIAPNRPGVLQTKWVGRLEVV; encoded by the coding sequence ATGCGTTGGACTTTGAATTCCGGGCCGCCCGTCACCTTCAAAGGGCGCCTGCACGATGCCCGTACCGCGACCGCGATCGGCCGCTGGCTCGGCCTGGCCATGGTCGTCTGCTTCGCGACCGGTGTGCTGAGCCACTACCTCCAGCACCCGCCGGGCTGGCTGGCCGACCGGCTGCCGAGCCGCCCGTACTGGGGCTACCGGCTCACCCAGGGACTCCACGTGGCGTCCGGGATCGCGGCCGTCCCGTTGCTGCTGGCGAAGCTGTGGGCCGTCTACCCGCGGCTGTTCGCGTGGCCGCCGGTCCGCTCGCTGCGCCACGCCCTGGAGCGGATCTCCGTGGCCGTCCTCGTCGCGGCCGCACTGTTCGAACTGTTCACCGGGCTGCTGAACACTTTCCAGTGGTACCCCTGGCCCTTCAACTTCGTTCCCGTGCACTACGCGGTCGCCTGGCTCCTGCTCGGATCGCTGCTCCTGCACCTGGCCGTGCGATGGCCGCAGATCCGCGACCACTTCACCCGTCGATCCCCCGGAACCCTGGCCCTGCCCGCGGCCGACGGTCCGGACCGGCGCCAGCTCCTCCTCGGTGTCACCGCCGCGGTCGGAGCGGTGACGGTCACCACCGCCGGACAGTCCGTCACCGCACTCGGCGCACTGGAGCTGTTCGGCCCGCGCAGCCCCGCCCACGGGGTGCAGGGGCTGCCCGTGAACCGGACGGCGGCAGCCGCGCGCGTCTCCCGGGCCTCGCTGGCCGACTGGCGGCTGACCGTGGACGGGCCGCGCCCGTACACCCTCACGCTGGAGGAACTGCGCGCCATGCCCCAGCACCACGCGACCCTGCCGATCGCCTGCGTCGAGGGCTGGAGCAAGTCCGCGCGGTGGACCGGGGTACGGGTACGGGACCTCCTGGAGAGGGCCGGCGGTGGTCCCGGCGCGCGGGCCCGCGTGGTCTCGGTGGAGGAGGCGGGCGCCTACCGGGTCATGGAGATGGGCCGGCACTACGCGCAGGATCCGCTCACCCTGCTGGCGTTGCGGCTGAACGGCGAGGTGCTGTCCCTGGACCACGGCTATCCGGCACGGATCATCGCCCCGAACCGGCCCGGTGTTCTGCAGACCAAGTGGGTCGGCCGGCTGGAGGTCGTGTGA
- a CDS encoding DUF2064 domain-containing protein → MSTVLVIAKAPVAGRVKTRLTTRFTPQQAADLARAALEDTLAAVLAAPARRRVLVLDGEPGPWVPPGIEVVPQCTGGLDVRLAAAFALAAGPALLIGMDTPQVAPGLLALGLDFTEADAWFGPADDGGFWALGLAAPDPALLLGVPMSAAHTGEVQRQRLTGAGLTVRDLPELCDVDTPDDAQRVAAAAPGTRFAALHAGLCAVTR, encoded by the coding sequence ATGAGCACCGTCCTCGTCATCGCCAAGGCTCCCGTCGCCGGCCGGGTGAAGACCCGGCTGACCACGCGGTTCACCCCGCAGCAGGCCGCCGACCTGGCGCGTGCCGCGTTGGAGGACACCCTCGCGGCGGTCCTGGCGGCGCCGGCCCGGCGCCGCGTCCTGGTCCTGGACGGAGAGCCCGGGCCCTGGGTCCCGCCCGGCATCGAGGTCGTCCCCCAGTGCACGGGAGGCCTGGACGTGCGGCTGGCGGCAGCCTTCGCCCTGGCGGCGGGGCCCGCCTTGCTGATCGGGATGGACACCCCGCAGGTGGCCCCCGGCCTGCTCGCGCTCGGGCTCGACTTCACGGAGGCGGACGCCTGGTTCGGGCCCGCCGACGACGGCGGGTTCTGGGCGCTCGGCCTGGCCGCACCCGACCCGGCGCTCCTGCTCGGCGTCCCCATGTCGGCGGCTCACACGGGTGAGGTGCAACGGCAACGGCTGACCGGCGCGGGGCTGACCGTACGGGACCTCCCCGAGCTCTGCGACGTGGACACCCCCGACGACGCGCAGCGGGTGGCCGCGGCCGCGCCGGGGACCCGGTTCGCCGCGCTGCACGCCGGACTGTGTGCGGTGACACGATGA
- a CDS encoding bifunctional 2-polyprenyl-6-hydroxyphenol methylase/3-demethylubiquinol 3-O-methyltransferase UbiG, with protein MTAQLTEPAARAWQADPYADALRAGQGPLYLRRHDGWLLPLDVERWCAEPDAADHTVLARCTGPVLDIGCGPGRLVAALAELGHTALGVDVTPEAVTRTVRAGGSALCRSVFDPLPREGGWGTVLLMDGNIGIGGDPAALLRRAAELTAPGGSLLVEAASSDVDERVEVSVEDGAGGRGASFWWARLGTRALRAEAGAAGWTPYDTWQVAGRHFVHLTH; from the coding sequence ATGACCGCCCAGCTCACCGAGCCGGCCGCGCGGGCCTGGCAGGCCGACCCGTACGCCGACGCGCTGCGCGCCGGGCAGGGCCCGCTCTACCTCCGGCGTCACGACGGCTGGCTGCTCCCCCTGGACGTCGAGCGGTGGTGCGCCGAGCCCGACGCGGCCGACCACACCGTGCTGGCCCGGTGCACCGGGCCCGTCCTCGACATCGGCTGCGGACCGGGCCGTCTGGTCGCCGCGCTCGCCGAACTGGGACACACCGCGCTCGGTGTGGACGTCACTCCCGAGGCGGTGACGCGCACCGTGCGGGCGGGCGGCAGCGCGCTGTGCCGGTCCGTCTTCGACCCGCTTCCCCGTGAGGGCGGTTGGGGCACGGTCCTGCTCATGGACGGCAACATCGGCATCGGCGGCGACCCGGCCGCCCTGCTGCGCCGGGCGGCCGAACTGACCGCGCCCGGCGGCTCCCTGCTGGTCGAGGCGGCCTCCTCCGACGTGGACGAGCGCGTGGAGGTCTCCGTCGAGGACGGCGCGGGCGGCCGCGGTGCTTCCTTCTGGTGGGCGCGGCTCGGGACCCGCGCCCTGCGGGCGGAGGCGGGGGCTGCGGGCTGGACCCCGTACGACACCTGGCAGGTGGCGGGCCGGCATTTCGTGCACCTGACGCACTGA
- a CDS encoding glycosyltransferase family 2 protein — protein MTPSARPPRADLVLPCLDEAEALPWVLARVPSGWRAIVVDNGSSDGSADIARSLGATVVHEARRGFGAACHAGLRAARAEFVCFCDCDASMDPGLLAPMAERVAAGEVDLLLGRRRPQGRGAWPAHARAGNIALSRMLRHRTGLRLHDLGPMRVARREALLGLELTDRRSGYPLQMVVRAADAGWRVAETDVPYLPRSGKSKVTGTWRGTWHAVRDMRRVLAEPPVTHGAPTEGISA, from the coding sequence CCTTCTGCTCGTCCGCCCCGCGCGGACCTCGTACTTCCCTGCCTCGACGAGGCCGAGGCACTGCCCTGGGTTCTGGCGCGGGTGCCGTCCGGCTGGCGGGCCATCGTCGTCGACAACGGCTCCTCCGACGGCTCGGCCGACATCGCCCGCTCCCTCGGCGCCACCGTCGTCCACGAGGCCCGGCGCGGTTTCGGCGCCGCCTGCCACGCCGGGCTGCGTGCCGCCCGCGCCGAGTTCGTCTGCTTCTGCGACTGCGACGCCTCCATGGACCCCGGCCTGCTCGCCCCGATGGCCGAGCGGGTCGCCGCCGGCGAGGTGGACCTGCTGCTCGGCCGCCGCCGCCCACAGGGACGCGGCGCCTGGCCCGCGCACGCGCGGGCCGGAAACATCGCACTGTCCCGGATGCTGCGCCACCGGACCGGCCTGCGCCTGCACGACCTCGGCCCGATGCGGGTCGCGCGCCGCGAGGCACTGCTCGGCCTGGAGCTGACGGACCGGCGCAGCGGCTATCCGCTCCAGATGGTCGTACGGGCCGCCGACGCCGGCTGGCGGGTGGCCGAGACCGATGTCCCCTACCTGCCGCGCTCCGGCAAGTCGAAGGTGACGGGGACCTGGCGGGGCACCTGGCACGCCGTGCGCGACATGCGCCGGGTCCTGGCCGAGCCACCGGTCACCCACGGCGCACCGACCGAGGGGATCTCCGCATGA
- a CDS encoding glycosyltransferase 87 family protein — MKPLTAISSRAALVTTALALAALTAVLALTVMYGGYFSDPGGLFGWYAVCWALFAVALLALRRVPPRRVAGLIVAGAVAVTMTGLLAPPRTSTDSYRYAWDGRVQSAGVSPYDHPPQDPALARLRDPWLFPTGAACQGPDLARIPSAEGTGQCTRINRPAVHTIYPPVAEAYFLAVDRLSPEDARHKPLQTGAALISLGVTGAVLLVLRRRGDDLRTAAYWAWCPAVPLEAVNNAHVDVLGVLLTVAGLGLVASRALAGRTAGGVLIGAAVATKLMPAVVLPGALSGVRRLRDAVAVLLPVAAFTLLSYLPYVLLSHGSVFGYLGGYVEEEGYDDPSAGSRYSLLRLVLPDSWAFPVLLVIVAAVSLHVIRRGDPQRPWSGALQVTGWSFVLLTPGYSWYALLLIALVALDGRWEWLGIPLAGAAVYVLGPTFDYQPALSNIAYGAATVLVLVRGRIRRRPCPPGAGGSEPLPSPGAARSPR; from the coding sequence GTGAAACCCCTTACCGCCATCTCCTCTCGCGCCGCACTCGTGACCACCGCCCTCGCCCTCGCCGCACTCACGGCGGTGCTCGCCCTCACCGTCATGTACGGGGGCTACTTCAGCGATCCCGGCGGACTCTTCGGGTGGTACGCGGTCTGCTGGGCGCTCTTCGCGGTCGCTCTGCTCGCGCTGCGCCGGGTCCCGCCCCGCCGTGTCGCGGGGCTGATCGTCGCGGGGGCGGTCGCCGTCACGATGACCGGCCTGCTGGCTCCCCCGCGGACCAGCACCGACTCCTACCGCTATGCCTGGGACGGCCGTGTCCAGTCGGCCGGCGTCTCCCCGTACGACCATCCTCCGCAGGACCCGGCTCTCGCCCGGCTGCGCGACCCCTGGCTCTTCCCCACCGGGGCCGCCTGCCAGGGCCCCGACCTCGCCCGCATCCCGTCCGCCGAGGGCACGGGCCAGTGCACGCGCATCAACCGGCCCGCCGTCCACACCATCTACCCGCCCGTCGCCGAGGCGTACTTCCTGGCCGTCGACCGGCTGTCCCCCGAGGACGCCCGGCACAAGCCGCTCCAGACCGGTGCCGCCCTGATCTCCCTCGGCGTCACGGGCGCCGTCCTCCTGGTCCTGCGACGGCGCGGCGACGACCTGCGCACGGCGGCGTACTGGGCCTGGTGTCCGGCCGTTCCGCTGGAGGCGGTCAACAACGCGCACGTGGACGTGCTGGGCGTGCTCCTCACGGTCGCCGGACTCGGCCTCGTCGCGTCCCGGGCCCTGGCCGGGCGGACGGCGGGCGGCGTGCTGATCGGCGCCGCGGTCGCGACGAAGCTGATGCCTGCCGTCGTCCTTCCCGGTGCGCTGTCGGGGGTCCGGCGCCTGCGCGACGCGGTCGCGGTGCTGCTGCCGGTGGCGGCGTTCACCCTGCTCTCCTACCTGCCCTACGTCCTGCTGTCGCACGGCTCGGTCTTCGGATACCTCGGCGGCTACGTCGAGGAGGAGGGCTACGACGACCCCTCGGCCGGATCCCGCTACTCGCTCCTGCGACTGGTCCTGCCCGACAGTTGGGCGTTTCCCGTACTGCTCGTCATCGTCGCGGCCGTGTCCCTCCACGTCATCCGGCGCGGCGATCCGCAGCGCCCCTGGAGCGGCGCCCTGCAGGTCACCGGCTGGTCCTTCGTCCTCCTCACTCCGGGCTACTCCTGGTACGCGCTGCTGCTGATCGCCCTCGTCGCCCTCGACGGCCGCTGGGAATGGCTCGGCATCCCCCTGGCGGGCGCCGCCGTCTACGTCCTCGGCCCGACCTTCGACTACCAGCCGGCCCTGAGCAACATCGCCTACGGAGCGGCGACCGTCCTCGTTCTCGTGAGGGGCCGCATCCGACGGCGGCCGTGCCCACCGGGGGCCGGCGGGTCCGAGCCGCTGCCCTCGCCCGGTGCCGCCCGCTCCCCGCGCTGA